The DNA window GGGTTGGACCCCGTTCTCTCGGCGGGCATCTCGTTCTGCGTGTCTCTCGTATTTAACTACGTGGCCTCCATGCGATACGTGTTCACGCACCGTGAGGATATGAGCCGCTCGCGGGAGTTCGTGATCTTCCTTGTGCTGTCGCTCATCGGCCTGGCTATTAACGAGGCTATCATGGCCGCTGGCGTGGCTGTTCTCGGGAACTCTGCGCTTGCCGTTATGGGCACCAAGGTGCTCGCCACGGCGATTGTCATGGTTTGGAACTTTGTCTCGCGCAAGAAGTGGCTGGATGCGGGAGACGCTCAGTAAAAGAGAGGCCCGAAGGTGTTGGACACTTTCGGGCCTTAATCTTATTTGGCGTATGTCCCAAAGGGTCTGACCCCTTTGGGAATTAGTTGTTATTTCTCGTCCTCGTCCCAGGTGCGCTTGGACATGATCCAGCGTGGGCGGTGCTTGGACTCGAGGTAGATCTTGCCCACGTACTCGCCTATGACGCCCAGGGACAGCATCTGGACGCCGCCCATGAAGAAGACGGCCGCCGTGGTGGACGCCCAGCCCGAGACCGTGGCACCCAGGGCGTGGGCCACGAGCACCCACCCCACGGCCACGAGGCTCGCCAGCGCCACCGCCAGGCCTGTCCAGGTGATGAGACGGATCGGGCGCACCGACAGGCTCGTGATGCCGTTGACGGCCAAGGCCAGCATCTTGGAGAGCGGGTAGTGCGACGACCCCGCCATGCGCTCGTGGCGCTCGTAGTAGACGCTGGTGCTCCTGAAGCCCACGAGTGGCACCATCCCGCGCAGGAACAGGTTGACCTCGCGGAACTCGGAGAGCGCGTCCAGGGCGTCGGCGGCCAGCAGGCGGTAGTCGGCGTGGTTGTAGACGCACTCCACGCCCATGGCGGCCAGCAGCCTGTAGAAGGACTGGGCCGTGAAGCGCTTGAAGAAGGTGTCGGTCTCGCGGCTGGAGCGCACGCCGTAGACCACGTCGCAGCCGTCCAGGTAGGCGTCCACCATCTGCTCCATCGTTGCGATGTCGTCCTGGCCGTCGCAGTCGATGGATATCGTGGCGTCGCAGCGTCCGCGCGCCTCCATGAGGCCGCCGAGCAGCGCGTTCTGGTGGCCGCGGTTGCGCGACAGCGAGCAGCCCCGGTAGGCTGGGTCGGAGGCCGCCAGCCCCTCGATGATCTCCCAGGTGCGGTCCTTGGAGCCGTCGTTCACGAACAGCACGTGGCTGCCCGGGGCCACCTTGCCCTTGGCCTCGAGGTCCTCGAGCTCCGTCTTGAACAGCCCGCAGGTGACGGGGAGGACCTCTTCCTCGTTGTAGCAGGGGACGACTATCGCCAGTACGGGCGGCTTTCTCATGCGGAGCTCCAGACGTTCGCGGTTCGACCCGCTAATTGTATCCCTCGACGTCGACCGGGTACTGATTTCCCGTAAAGGTCCAATCCGAGAAGTCATTGGCGTCTCCGTCGACCTTGTACTCTACGAGGTAGCGGTCGTGCTTGCCGTCGTGGTCGTTCCAGTAGAAGTAGCGCGGGCGGTCCTCGTCCGTGACCTCGAACACGGGCGTGCTGCCGGCCATGACGGTGGAGCTGCCCTGCTCGTCTGCCGCGCTGCCATCCCAGGCGCCCACGGCCCACTCCAGCGTGGCGGGAAGGTCGATGTGGCCGGTGGGGACGTTGCTCGTCTGGAGCGGCTGCGTGGAGTCTGCGCCTGCGGGCTTCACGAGAAGGATCGGGGAGGTCGTCTTGGACAGGCGGGCGTTGTTCCAGGGCCAGACGCCGTGGTCGGCCGTGATGACGATGGTCGACTGGTCGTAGACTCCCAGGTCCTTGAGCTGGCGGATGTACTCCTCGACGATGTCGAGCGAGCCGCGCGCCTGGCGTACGAGGGCCGTGTTGTCCTGACTCTCGGTGACGCGGTTGCCGTTCTCGTCCATGATGTAGGGCCAGTGGGAGCCCTGGCAGTGGATGACGCGATAGGCGCCGCCCTCGGAGGTGTCGGCGGCCGTGAGGACGGGCTGGCTGAAGCGCTCGTGCATGCCAGGGTCATCGATGACGTAGGGCGTGTTCTCGGGTGAGCGCGCGTCCGTGGGGACCACGGCGTCGTTGAGCTGGTCAGTCGTGAACCAGAAAGTTGGCTTGAACGCATAGGGAAGGTCGCGGTAGAGGCCCACACCGCCAAGCGTGCGCGCGCAGCTGAGGAAGTCTGCGAAGAAGGGCGCCAGCTCGTGCACGTTCATGGTCTTGCCCTCGAGCGCGCGGGCGCCGTAGGTCACGGAGTCTGAGTAGACGCCCACGGAGTAGCCCTGCTCGTTGGCGACGTCGAGCAGGTTGCGGTCGCTGAACCAGCTCTCGAGGTCATTGGTGGTGAACTGACCCTCCGTGGGGTCGAAGTCATGGCCGGTCACCACGTAGGGGACGCCATAGCGCGTGGGGATCATCGAGCCCAGGGAGTTGTGGTACCAGGTGAAACCCGTGAGCTCGTCTGCGGCCTCGGGGTAGGTGGCCATGACCTGGTCCATGTCCTTGGTGTCGAACATGTCGAGCACAAAGACGATGACGTTGCTCTTGGACGAGACGGTGGTGAGGCCCTCCTCGGTCGCGACGGGACGGCTGAGGGCGTCGGCATACTGGGCGCCGAGCATGCCCAGGCCAACGCTCTGGGCGATCACGATGAGCAGGCAGGCTACGACGGAGGCGACACGCGAGGCAATCGGGCGCCTGATGGCGAGCACGAGGAAGACGGCGATGACGGCGAGCCAGCCGACGGCAGAGAACGCATGGGCCTTGTTGTAGTTGCCCCAGTCGACGGGCGAGCCGTCGGCCGTGGGGAGGTTGCCGTTGAAGAAGAGCTCCTGGAGAAGCGTACACACGCAGATGGCGGCGAGCAGCGCGAGAACGACGTCGAAGGCGCGGCCGCGGGCGGCGCTGGACGCAAGCGCGATGGCGGTGCCCACGAGGGCCACGAGGCCGATGAGGGGCAGCCAGACGTTCGCGAGCGTGAACGAGAGCGAGGAGCTGCCGGGGATGACAACCTCGAGCGGCGCCACGAACAGGACGCAATAGGTGAGGGAGAGGGCGCAGACGAGTGCGAGGATGAGGCGCGTGCGCCACGAGAGCGCGGGGGCGAAGGGCTTGCAGGGGAGCGTGAGCTCGCGGGCGGCTTCGTCTGCGGAGACGTGGGCCGCCGCGTCGTCTGCGTCAAGCGCGTGGACGCTGCCCTCGACGGCCTTGCCGGCGTTCTCGTCCACATGCATGGCACGCAGCAGCCAACGGCGGGCGCGGCGCCACACCACACCGAGAACCGCGGAGAGCGCCACGGCGACGCCCGCGAGCGCCTGGATGGTGTACGTCATGACCGAGGGGTCAACGTAGGCCAGGGCCGGGCGCGTGAGCGCGAGCCAGGCGCAGGCGAGAATGGGCAGGGCAAAGGCGACGTCGAGCAGGACGACGGCGCCGCGACGGAGGGTGCGAGTCATTGCGGGCCTTTCACAAGACTGCCGCCAACACGTGCGCTGGCGGCAGATATCATTCAGCAATGCTCAAGTATAGGGCAGAGAAGCCCGTTATCGCTGCTAGGCGGCATATTATTCGTGTTGCTTGGCGAGATCTGTTCTCGCACAAATAGCTGCCGGCGCGGGGCGAGAAGAGCGACGAGTAGATAAATACGCAGGATTTGCCTTGATCGTCCTAAAAAGGCTGATAGCAAGGCAAATCCTGCGTAGTTTGCGGCGGCACGGCGCCCGCTTATCTCGCGAGCGCGCTTCACGAGGGCGAACACCACCTTGCCGATGACGTTGACCGCAAAGATCACGATGGACACGAGCGCGGCGCACTCGACGAGCATCTGCGTGTCGAAGCATCTGCGTGTCGAAGTCGCTGATGAGCAGCGCCAGCGGCATGTGAGAGACGTTGGCGAGAAACGCCACGGCCGGCGAGGCCGGCTGGATTGCGGACGGCAAGCTCACGGCAGCGGGCCTGTCCGCGCTGGAGCCGTACCGCGTGAGGAGGGCCGTGTTCATCGCGGCCGGGTTTGGCAGCAGGCTTGTGCCCATCACGCTGAAAACGCCCAAGCCGCTCGTGCGCGTGAGGGGCACGAGGATCATCGACGCCCTGCTCGATGCCGTGACGGCTGCGGACATCGAGGAGACCTACATCGTGCGCGGCTACTACGGCGAGCAGTTCGATGCGCTGCTGTACAAGCATCCCAACATCAAGTTCATCGAGAACCCCATGTACAGCGAGGCCAACAACATCTCGAGCCTCATGGCGGCGAGGTATCTGCTGCAGGGGGCGTACGTCATTGAGAGCGATCTTCTGCTGAGCAGCCCAGCGCTCATCAAGAAGTACCAGTACCACAGCAACTACCTGGCG is part of the Parolsenella massiliensis genome and encodes:
- a CDS encoding glycosyltransferase family 2 protein, yielding MRKPPVLAIVVPCYNEEEVLPVTCGLFKTELEDLEAKGKVAPGSHVLFVNDGSKDRTWEIIEGLAASDPAYRGCSLSRNRGHQNALLGGLMEARGRCDATISIDCDGQDDIATMEQMVDAYLDGCDVVYGVRSSRETDTFFKRFTAQSFYRLLAAMGVECVYNHADYRLLAADALDALSEFREVNLFLRGMVPLVGFRSTSVYYERHERMAGSSHYPLSKMLALAVNGITSLSVRPIRLITWTGLAVALASLVAVGWVLVAHALGATVSGWASTTAAVFFMGGVQMLSLGVIGEYVGKIYLESKHRPRWIMSKRTWDEDEK
- a CDS encoding sugar phosphate nucleotidyltransferase, which produces MARNATAGEAGWIADGKLTAAGLSALEPYRVRRAVFIAAGFGSRLVPITLKTPKPLVRVRGTRIIDALLDAVTAADIEETYIVRGYYGEQFDALLYKHPNIKFIENPMYSEANNISSLMAARYLLQGAYVIESDLLLSSPALIKKYQYHSNYLAIPMERSDD
- a CDS encoding GtrA family protein, producing MKKLIEQILKFGVVGIFATVIDFGVLYILSQPLGLDPVLSAGISFCVSLVFNYVASMRYVFTHREDMSRSREFVIFLVLSLIGLAINEAIMAAGVAVLGNSALAVMGTKVLATAIVMVWNFVSRKKWLDAGDAQ